A stretch of Microbacterium sp. 4R-513 DNA encodes these proteins:
- a CDS encoding (deoxy)nucleoside triphosphate pyrophosphohydrolase, with the protein MGKQIKVVGAVMVRDGAVLCAQRGPLGSLPGRWEFPGGKIEPGETARQALEREIAEELGCTVDVGAELTTTTHAYDFGDVTLTTFWCTLKSGAPKLTEHADVRWLPARDLESLDWAPADIPSVRMIVAQGTPG; encoded by the coding sequence GTGGGCAAGCAGATCAAGGTGGTCGGCGCCGTGATGGTCCGCGATGGCGCGGTGCTGTGCGCGCAACGAGGCCCGCTCGGAAGCCTGCCCGGCAGATGGGAGTTTCCGGGCGGCAAGATCGAACCCGGCGAGACGGCTCGGCAGGCGCTTGAGCGCGAAATCGCGGAAGAGCTCGGTTGCACGGTCGACGTGGGCGCGGAGTTGACGACGACCACGCACGCCTATGACTTCGGTGACGTCACACTGACTACGTTCTGGTGCACATTGAAGTCTGGCGCTCCCAAGCTGACCGAGCATGCCGACGTGCGCTGGCTGCCGGCGCGAGATCTCGAATCGCTTGATTGGGCGCCGGCTGACATTCCCTCAGTGCGAATGATCGTTGCGCAGGGCACCCCCGGCTAG
- a CDS encoding site-specific integrase — protein sequence MSDTGPILTVEPARAEVEMGSITPYESAKGRRYRVRYRKPDRTEAEKRGFTTMREAKLYLSMVTVSKSKGEYIDPSSSRVPVRMFADSWLRSKQPPMSKPSYYMTLERAWKNHVEPVWADREISSIRRAEVQDWVSDLAMQKSRTVVLRALGVLAGILDVAIDDRRLASNPARNVRSLPRRGPGKRRVYLSHDQVATLAACSAYPTLVLTLAYTGLRWGEATGLRVRSVNRLRRRFVIEENAVMIAYEIHVGTPKTHEKRSVPYPERLAPMIDQACAGKGPEGLLFGDGVNHMRNSGSKGWFANAVRRAQEFDPSIPRLTPHDLRHTAASLAISSGANVKAVQRMLGHASAAMTLDTYADLFDDDLDAVATRLNDQMPLVALPSGPQTRHARPQ from the coding sequence GTGTCCGACACTGGCCCGATACTGACCGTCGAGCCGGCACGAGCGGAGGTCGAGATGGGCAGCATCACGCCGTACGAATCGGCGAAGGGTCGACGCTACCGCGTCCGCTATCGCAAGCCGGATCGCACTGAGGCGGAGAAGCGTGGCTTCACGACGATGCGCGAGGCGAAGCTGTACCTCTCGATGGTCACGGTGTCGAAGTCGAAGGGCGAGTACATCGACCCATCCTCGTCACGGGTTCCGGTTCGGATGTTCGCGGACAGCTGGCTGCGGTCCAAGCAGCCGCCGATGTCGAAGCCGTCCTACTACATGACGCTCGAGCGGGCGTGGAAGAACCATGTCGAGCCGGTGTGGGCCGACAGAGAGATCTCGTCGATCCGGCGCGCGGAAGTCCAGGACTGGGTGTCGGACCTTGCGATGCAAAAGTCGCGCACGGTCGTTCTTCGAGCGCTAGGAGTCCTCGCTGGCATCCTCGACGTTGCCATCGACGACCGTCGCCTTGCCAGCAATCCGGCCCGTAACGTGCGCAGTCTTCCTCGGCGCGGCCCAGGCAAGCGTCGCGTCTACCTCTCGCATGACCAGGTCGCGACGCTGGCGGCGTGCTCGGCGTATCCGACGCTTGTCCTCACGTTGGCGTACACCGGGCTCCGGTGGGGCGAGGCGACCGGGCTGCGGGTGCGCAGCGTGAACCGGCTCCGCCGGCGCTTCGTCATCGAAGAGAACGCGGTGATGATCGCGTACGAGATCCACGTCGGCACGCCGAAGACGCACGAGAAGCGCTCGGTCCCGTACCCCGAGCGTCTCGCGCCGATGATCGACCAGGCGTGCGCCGGCAAGGGTCCGGAGGGTCTGTTGTTCGGCGACGGGGTCAATCACATGCGCAACTCGGGCAGCAAGGGATGGTTCGCGAACGCCGTGCGGCGCGCCCAGGAGTTCGATCCATCGATCCCTCGACTCACTCCTCACGACCTTCGACACACGGCCGCGTCGCTCGCGATCAGCTCGGGCGCGAACGTGAAGGCCGTGCAGCGGATGCTCGGGCACGCGTCCGCAGCGATGACGCTGGACACCTACGCCGACCTCTTCGACGACGATCTGGATGCCGTCGCGACGCGGCTGAACGACCAGATGCCGCTGGTCGCGCTGCCGTCGGGTCCGCAGACGCGCCACGCGCGACCTCAGTGA